One region of Metallosphaera sedula DSM 5348 genomic DNA includes:
- a CDS encoding type IA DNA topoisomerase produces the protein MKLVITEKPSVALDIARALGKPTRRQGYLEVGEYLVTWTYGHLLEIGEIAPKRWNLKDLPIFPEKFEYDLIKGKESQFKVVRKLLEGADAVINCGDAGREGELIVRELLEFTGYRGKVLRLWTSEALTRDVVLRELRRLRPSSEFDSLYYSALARQNGDWIVGINLTRLVTLKAGGGEVWSVGRVQTPTLAMIVKRDREIEAFKPEIYYVVLAGFEGEMKGVMLRNGEEARLAREEAEQVVNALKSVRSGRVEKVDVERREERPPLLHSLTSLQREANTLYGLSAKRTLDVAQSLYEEWKLISYPRTDARYLGEGNRDLVKDVLRKLGRGELVPRVDRVGKRVFDSSKLTDHHAIIPLDRPPENLPAIHRKVYDLVYRKFVGAFMDDYVYELQRVFIRLDGELFLVEGKRNLQLGWMELYPHEDNPLKIPSGEVRKEWVKAEERQTKPPARFTEASLLREMERLGLGTPATRAGIIETLLERGYVERRGKSLYSTDKGRELVDKLGDSKVVSPDMTAEWERQLEEIYVKRLGEKGYQEFMEGIRRFTREEVERLMKREFKVERRATPEMLRLARAVSRDLGVKLEGTGMEEVKRFLDENLPKMRITCKCGGEVVGFSRGWKCRKCGTVVWREIAGKKITFRQAKSLFQGKELKMKGFRSRTGKRFSATVYLEDGKVKFKFE, from the coding sequence ATGAAGCTCGTAATCACGGAGAAGCCCAGCGTTGCGCTGGATATAGCGAGGGCCCTGGGTAAGCCAACGAGAAGGCAAGGTTACCTCGAGGTTGGGGAATACCTAGTTACGTGGACCTACGGTCATCTCCTCGAGATTGGCGAGATTGCGCCGAAGAGGTGGAATTTGAAGGATCTTCCCATTTTCCCTGAGAAGTTTGAGTACGACTTGATCAAGGGTAAGGAGAGTCAGTTCAAGGTTGTGAGGAAACTGCTTGAGGGAGCTGACGCGGTAATAAACTGCGGTGATGCCGGGAGAGAGGGCGAGCTCATAGTGAGGGAACTCCTCGAGTTCACGGGATATCGCGGGAAAGTGTTGAGGCTCTGGACCTCGGAGGCCCTCACACGGGACGTGGTGTTGAGAGAGCTCAGGAGATTGAGGCCAAGCTCGGAGTTTGACAGCCTCTACTACAGTGCCCTAGCCAGGCAGAACGGCGACTGGATCGTGGGGATTAACCTGACCAGGCTCGTCACCTTGAAGGCAGGCGGTGGGGAGGTCTGGAGTGTTGGGAGGGTCCAAACTCCCACCCTCGCGATGATCGTGAAGAGGGACAGGGAGATAGAGGCGTTCAAGCCAGAGATCTACTACGTTGTGCTCGCGGGGTTTGAGGGAGAGATGAAGGGTGTGATGTTGAGGAATGGGGAGGAGGCAAGACTCGCAAGGGAGGAGGCGGAGCAGGTCGTGAATGCCTTGAAAAGCGTGAGGAGCGGGAGAGTTGAGAAAGTGGACGTGGAGAGAAGAGAGGAGAGGCCCCCACTACTCCACTCGCTCACTTCCCTGCAGAGGGAGGCAAACACGCTGTATGGCCTGTCCGCAAAGAGGACCCTCGACGTTGCCCAATCCCTGTACGAGGAGTGGAAGCTCATAAGTTATCCCAGGACTGACGCACGCTACCTTGGGGAGGGGAACAGGGATCTGGTTAAGGACGTCTTAAGGAAGCTTGGAAGGGGAGAACTGGTCCCTAGGGTAGACCGCGTGGGGAAGAGGGTATTTGATTCCTCAAAGCTCACTGACCACCACGCAATCATCCCGCTGGATAGGCCACCCGAGAACCTTCCGGCAATTCACAGGAAGGTGTACGACCTCGTGTACAGAAAGTTTGTTGGGGCCTTCATGGACGATTACGTGTATGAGTTGCAGAGGGTATTCATAAGACTTGACGGTGAGCTCTTCCTGGTTGAGGGAAAGAGGAACCTCCAGCTGGGCTGGATGGAGCTTTATCCCCACGAGGATAACCCCCTGAAAATCCCGAGCGGGGAGGTGAGGAAGGAGTGGGTGAAGGCCGAGGAGAGGCAGACCAAACCCCCCGCAAGGTTCACCGAGGCCTCCCTTCTAAGGGAAATGGAGAGGCTAGGGCTGGGGACACCGGCGACCAGGGCCGGAATAATAGAGACACTCCTCGAGAGGGGTTACGTGGAGAGGAGGGGGAAATCCCTTTACTCCACGGATAAGGGGAGAGAACTCGTGGATAAGCTGGGGGATAGCAAGGTTGTTAGCCCCGACATGACGGCGGAGTGGGAGAGGCAACTTGAGGAGATCTACGTGAAGAGATTGGGGGAGAAGGGGTATCAAGAATTCATGGAGGGAATAAGGAGGTTCACAAGGGAGGAGGTCGAGAGGCTCATGAAGAGAGAGTTTAAGGTGGAGAGAAGGGCAACCCCTGAAATGCTGAGGTTAGCTAGGGCCGTGTCCAGGGATCTCGGGGTTAAGCTTGAGGGAACTGGGATGGAGGAGGTAAAGAGGTTTCTGGATGAGAACCTTCCAAAGATGAGGATTACGTGTAAATGCGGTGGGGAAGTGGTAGGGTTTTCAAGAGGGTGGAAATGCAGGAAGTGCGGGACAGTGGTGTGGAGGGAAATAGCTGGGAAGAAGATAACCTTCAGGCAGGCTAAGTCCTTGTTTCAAGGAAAGGAGTTGAAGATGAAGGGGTTCAGATCTAGGACGGGGAAGAGATTCAGTGCAACCGTATACCTAGAGGACGGGAAGGTAAAGTTCAAATTTGAGTGA
- a CDS encoding CBS domain-containing protein, whose amino-acid sequence MIVKTLMNPNPPIISVSDGLKEAFKKVNDRGLGRVIVADEVVKGILSTRDLLSILLSFCPSACTQADLYKMGVTPASGYMTVNPMTVAEDQDALEAITIMVTRNFGSLPVVNASRRPVGMVTERDFLLMFQDLDPMFSVSGFVTPRVNTVFRDTLLEQAVRMMLRRGFRRLPVTDEDGKVVGMVTAADAVKAAAKAVEKLEPELFFGRRIRDIMKTPVVTVEEDRSVNEAAALMITKGIGALVLLDKEGRAKGIVTERDLLIALHYQLHLPFVKGKSHA is encoded by the coding sequence ATGATAGTTAAAACGCTCATGAACCCAAATCCCCCCATAATCTCAGTTAGTGACGGACTCAAGGAGGCCTTTAAGAAGGTTAACGACAGGGGGCTAGGCAGGGTCATAGTGGCAGACGAGGTTGTGAAGGGTATCCTTTCCACAAGGGACCTCCTCTCAATTCTCCTCAGCTTCTGTCCCTCAGCTTGCACGCAGGCTGACCTTTACAAGATGGGAGTTACCCCAGCCTCAGGCTACATGACCGTGAATCCTATGACCGTTGCAGAGGACCAGGACGCCCTTGAGGCAATCACAATCATGGTGACCAGGAACTTTGGGTCTCTCCCTGTGGTCAATGCCTCACGTAGGCCTGTGGGGATGGTCACGGAGAGGGACTTTCTCCTCATGTTTCAGGACCTTGACCCCATGTTTTCCGTGTCGGGTTTCGTCACCCCTAGAGTGAATACTGTGTTTCGAGACACCCTACTGGAACAGGCAGTTAGGATGATGCTGAGGAGGGGGTTCAGGAGACTTCCAGTGACTGACGAGGATGGAAAAGTAGTTGGCATGGTAACTGCAGCTGACGCGGTGAAGGCAGCAGCGAAGGCCGTCGAGAAACTTGAACCGGAGCTCTTCTTCGGGAGGAGGATAAGGGATATCATGAAAACTCCAGTGGTAACGGTGGAAGAGGACAGGTCAGTCAACGAGGCAGCTGCGCTCATGATCACGAAGGGGATCGGGGCCCTGGTTCTCCTGGACAAGGAGGGAAGGGCTAAGGGGATTGTGACCGAGAGGGACCTGCTCATCGCCCTTCACTACCAACTCCATCTTCCCTTCGTCAAGGGTAAGAGTCACGCATGA
- a CDS encoding 3-isopropylmalate dehydratase large subunit, with protein MTGTLTEKILSRASGKTVSPGDVIEAKTDIVAFHDLTGYHVIEVMEKANMMKIFDKTKIVVAFDHLAPPPDVRSAEIQGNIRKFVKEMRLPNFHDINVGILHELLIEQYALPGQVIVAADSHTTTSGAVGAFAQGMGASDVAAAVITGKTWLVVPQPFKVTLKGNPGKWINGKDVALELLGKFKADYFNGMSIEVHVENPKAFPMDYRATVSNMGIEMNADALMFVPDVETKDYIKTMRGKEVELVTPDPGAKYLDEHTIELDKLEPLVAAPYSVDNVKTAREESKVPVDQVYIGSCTNGRLSDFRIASEILKGKKVKTRCIAIPSSYTMFKQAMEMGYIEDLVNAGCVVTYGTCGPCLGGHFGVAGPGEVIVSTSSRNFRGRMGSNEAKVYLSGPSVAAASAATGYITDPRDVQ; from the coding sequence ATGACAGGTACATTAACTGAAAAAATACTTTCAAGGGCGTCAGGAAAAACTGTTTCGCCCGGTGACGTCATAGAGGCAAAGACTGACATAGTGGCCTTCCACGACCTAACGGGATATCACGTAATTGAGGTAATGGAGAAGGCTAACATGATGAAGATCTTCGATAAGACAAAAATAGTTGTAGCCTTCGACCACTTGGCACCGCCACCTGACGTCAGAAGCGCAGAGATCCAAGGTAACATAAGGAAGTTCGTGAAGGAGATGAGACTACCTAACTTTCATGATATTAACGTGGGCATTCTTCACGAGCTTCTCATAGAACAATACGCCCTACCTGGTCAGGTGATTGTGGCTGCCGACAGTCACACGACAACCTCTGGTGCCGTGGGAGCGTTTGCCCAGGGAATGGGAGCAAGCGACGTTGCTGCCGCCGTGATCACGGGTAAAACTTGGCTAGTGGTTCCTCAGCCCTTCAAGGTAACCCTCAAGGGAAACCCCGGTAAGTGGATAAATGGAAAGGATGTAGCCCTAGAGTTGCTGGGTAAGTTCAAGGCTGATTACTTTAACGGAATGTCCATAGAGGTTCACGTCGAGAACCCCAAGGCTTTCCCCATGGACTATAGGGCGACGGTCTCCAACATGGGGATAGAGATGAACGCTGATGCCCTCATGTTTGTCCCTGACGTCGAGACCAAGGATTACATAAAGACCATGAGGGGGAAGGAAGTTGAGCTCGTGACCCCAGATCCTGGGGCAAAGTATCTAGATGAGCACACAATTGAGCTAGACAAACTGGAACCGCTTGTGGCTGCGCCCTACAGCGTAGACAACGTTAAGACCGCAAGGGAGGAGTCCAAGGTCCCAGTGGATCAGGTCTACATCGGTTCCTGTACCAACGGTAGGCTATCAGACTTCAGGATTGCGTCGGAGATCCTCAAGGGGAAGAAGGTCAAGACCAGGTGTATAGCCATTCCCTCTTCCTACACGATGTTTAAGCAGGCCATGGAAATGGGTTACATCGAAGACCTAGTTAATGCTGGATGTGTGGTGACCTACGGTACCTGCGGGCCATGTCTAGGCGGTCACTTCGGAGTCGCTGGTCCAGGGGAGGTTATAGTTTCCACGAGCTCCAGGAACTTCAGGGGTAGGATGGGGAGCAACGAGGCTAAGGTCTACCTGTCCGGGCCTTCGGTTGCGGCTGCCTCAGCAGCTACAGGGTACATAACTGATCCGAGGGATGTGCAATGA
- a CDS encoding winged helix-turn-helix transcriptional regulator produces the protein MDDVNKRIILYLMRDYRYSQRKIAKELNISPPAVNYRVERMTKDLIIKRVALYVNPNFYGKYHGYVAFPNTRDWDGEYVFKVKCIEHVNVYEIEAESKEGLKTKISEMSAKLGEPTMVYIPEQTPYNPSTFDLRLLSVLKENPTMTPVELSERLKVSSKTVRRHLRYLYKKEFIRLVPIVDLDKSGVIMYAVFTSKVEIAKKFFHSTLFREVSDKDAGVFVNIGNSIQEVWDKVSKFREFDPKADLMIAQSYDVA, from the coding sequence ATGGATGATGTAAATAAGAGAATAATTCTGTACCTGATGAGAGACTACAGGTACTCGCAAAGGAAGATCGCGAAGGAGTTGAACATATCCCCTCCTGCGGTCAACTATAGGGTAGAGAGGATGACCAAGGACTTGATCATAAAGAGGGTCGCGCTTTACGTTAACCCCAACTTTTACGGGAAATATCACGGTTACGTGGCCTTCCCGAACACGAGGGATTGGGATGGGGAGTACGTCTTTAAGGTGAAATGTATTGAACACGTTAACGTCTACGAAATTGAGGCCGAGAGCAAGGAAGGGCTGAAGACCAAGATTAGTGAGATGTCCGCGAAGCTCGGGGAACCGACCATGGTTTACATTCCAGAACAGACCCCCTATAATCCTTCCACGTTTGATCTCAGGCTTCTCTCCGTACTCAAGGAAAACCCCACCATGACTCCCGTGGAGTTAAGCGAGAGGCTGAAGGTCTCATCGAAGACTGTGAGGAGGCACCTGAGGTACCTCTACAAGAAGGAGTTCATTAGGTTAGTTCCCATCGTCGACCTTGACAAATCTGGGGTTATCATGTATGCGGTCTTTACAAGCAAGGTTGAAATTGCAAAGAAGTTCTTCCATTCAACCCTGTTCAGGGAAGTATCTGACAAGGATGCTGGAGTCTTCGTGAACATAGGTAATTCAATTCAAGAAGTTTGGGATAAGGTAAGCAAATTCAGGGAGTTTGATCCCAAAGCGGACCTCATGATAGCCCAGTCTTACGACGTGGCGTAA
- a CDS encoding serine/threonine-protein kinase, protein MSYAFIRDNKVYLLSNGVLTEINERLKVKDSVMGYVVSEEGGKIRFTKVPIHDCSRLSYFSGVLRDYLKGSVAVFESSESACVLLNPPSLKTGLTYDLVAGRVFLRGDKRSVMEAMDQYDVVKFALERYGDEEVKRRAVISLVRLDKCDEAISLYTSLKEKDPEESLAVAECYEKTGKELEALKIYSFFSEEKYRELESKLIAKADALITEFEKQGNPKLLIEALNVLPTYDIPAVKLGLHYLNKNKVEEAVNMFEEALRRNRNFQNLVLLGSALLRKDPKRALEVLDEAQKIRRTAPLAYLRGKAFEALNSPPHAMREYLYACREGVVEACSKAIPATRQEFDPDQWIGYVLYGYEIRSVLGRGGMGYVLLAEKNGKQFAMKVMKKEYRMDEFLYEVAKMQEISKGSRNMVRILANFIDENWTDYYGSPPAIVMEYMAGGDLRRILADEEYSSLRHSVRWGEVVSLIYSQIADAVIHLHKQGYVHADIKPSNILFDRALSKYGEEAEQQLLKGDVIPRLSDFGSSIRVGSPVIHYTPYYAHPKQRFGGKAETSMDVYSFVVSLYVTLTNNFPYPEWLERELEEAIISPEKRADALKDFYSVEPRMDYVPQEFREIILSGLRGDPTMEQIRRELLYVAKYDYNLPVEVSV, encoded by the coding sequence GTGAGTTACGCTTTCATCCGAGATAACAAGGTTTACTTGCTGTCCAACGGCGTGTTGACAGAGATTAACGAAAGGTTGAAGGTTAAGGACAGCGTTATGGGATATGTCGTATCGGAGGAAGGAGGAAAGATAAGGTTCACGAAGGTTCCGATTCACGATTGTTCCAGGCTTTCCTACTTTTCCGGCGTTTTGAGGGATTATCTAAAAGGTTCGGTGGCCGTATTTGAGTCCTCAGAATCTGCTTGCGTTCTGCTCAATCCACCTTCCCTAAAGACTGGACTAACTTACGACCTCGTTGCCGGGAGGGTGTTTCTTAGGGGAGATAAGAGGTCAGTCATGGAGGCCATGGATCAGTATGACGTGGTTAAGTTTGCCCTCGAGAGGTACGGAGATGAGGAGGTCAAGAGGAGGGCAGTTATCTCTCTGGTTAGGCTGGACAAGTGCGACGAGGCTATTTCCCTGTATACCTCCCTGAAGGAGAAGGACCCCGAGGAATCGCTTGCGGTAGCTGAGTGCTACGAAAAGACGGGGAAGGAACTTGAGGCCCTTAAGATTTACTCCTTCTTTTCGGAGGAAAAGTACAGAGAACTGGAGAGTAAGTTGATAGCTAAGGCTGACGCTCTCATCACAGAGTTCGAGAAGCAGGGCAATCCCAAACTGTTGATTGAGGCTCTCAACGTTCTACCCACGTACGATATTCCAGCTGTGAAGCTTGGGCTTCACTACCTTAACAAGAACAAGGTGGAGGAGGCAGTGAACATGTTCGAGGAAGCCCTCAGAAGGAACAGAAACTTCCAGAACCTAGTCCTCTTGGGATCGGCACTCCTAAGGAAGGACCCCAAGAGGGCGCTCGAGGTCTTGGATGAGGCCCAGAAGATCAGGAGAACGGCCCCCCTTGCATACCTGAGGGGGAAGGCCTTTGAGGCCCTCAACTCTCCACCCCACGCAATGAGGGAGTACCTCTACGCCTGCAGGGAGGGCGTAGTAGAGGCCTGCTCCAAGGCCATACCCGCAACTAGGCAAGAGTTTGACCCGGACCAGTGGATAGGTTACGTCCTATACGGCTACGAGATAAGATCAGTCCTTGGGAGAGGGGGGATGGGTTACGTCCTACTCGCCGAGAAGAACGGGAAGCAGTTTGCCATGAAGGTAATGAAGAAGGAGTACAGGATGGACGAGTTCCTGTACGAGGTCGCAAAGATGCAGGAGATCTCCAAGGGCTCTAGGAATATGGTGAGAATCCTTGCGAACTTCATAGACGAGAACTGGACCGACTACTACGGTTCTCCCCCAGCGATTGTCATGGAGTACATGGCTGGGGGTGACCTTAGGAGGATACTGGCGGATGAGGAGTACTCGTCTCTAAGGCACTCCGTAAGATGGGGAGAGGTTGTTTCCCTGATCTACTCCCAGATCGCAGATGCCGTGATTCACCTCCACAAGCAGGGATATGTTCACGCTGATATAAAGCCCTCGAACATCCTATTTGACAGGGCCTTGTCTAAGTATGGGGAGGAGGCTGAACAACAGCTGTTGAAGGGAGACGTAATTCCTAGGTTATCCGATTTCGGTAGCTCCATCAGGGTAGGTTCCCCCGTTATTCACTATACACCCTATTACGCTCACCCGAAGCAGAGATTCGGAGGGAAAGCCGAGACCAGCATGGATGTTTACTCCTTCGTTGTGTCGCTCTACGTTACCCTGACCAACAACTTCCCCTATCCCGAGTGGCTCGAGAGGGAACTTGAGGAGGCTATTATCTCTCCCGAGAAAAGGGCTGACGCTCTCAAGGACTTCTATTCTGTTGAGCCAAGGATGGACTACGTTCCTCAGGAGTTCAGGGAGATAATCCTGTCCGGACTTAGGGGAGATCCAACCATGGAGCAGATAAGGAGGGAGTTACTGTACGTGGCCAAGTACGACTACAACCTTCCCGTAGAGGTTAGCGTATAG
- a CDS encoding MBL fold metallo-hydrolase, producing MKISKDIEVLPGSPNTLIYEGRIVVDQGGKNSSLNLEAEAQLATHGHMDHIAGLLTKAGKKYLPREDMWALSLLGRRAMTYGFSSAQSALFTYDLVKEQISLNNSLPSEVQEVRLPGHTPGHTGYILGNVLYAGDAFFGTRVLEGFIFPFYVDFWSAMDSLKVVKDLLRSLDNVAISHGPIYEKRKMVEVLEFNIKHGEKLVTWVKEAISQGATAEEVVVKVMSKGTGEIKPTNVILNSITAKSILSQVARDIRVESRGVVYWG from the coding sequence ATGAAAATCTCAAAAGATATTGAGGTGTTGCCCGGAAGTCCCAACACGCTGATTTACGAAGGAAGAATAGTGGTTGACCAGGGAGGTAAAAACTCATCCCTAAACCTTGAGGCAGAGGCCCAGTTGGCAACCCACGGACATATGGACCACATAGCGGGCTTACTAACTAAGGCAGGCAAGAAGTACCTCCCGAGGGAGGACATGTGGGCTCTATCCCTTCTTGGAAGGAGGGCCATGACTTACGGTTTCAGCTCTGCCCAATCCGCCCTCTTCACATACGACCTAGTTAAGGAGCAAATCTCCTTGAATAATTCCCTCCCCTCAGAGGTTCAGGAGGTTAGACTCCCAGGGCACACTCCGGGCCACACTGGTTACATTCTAGGAAACGTCCTTTACGCGGGCGATGCCTTCTTCGGTACTAGGGTTCTAGAGGGTTTCATCTTCCCCTTCTACGTGGATTTCTGGTCAGCTATGGACTCCCTGAAAGTTGTGAAGGATCTACTCAGGTCACTAGATAACGTGGCCATTTCTCACGGCCCGATCTACGAGAAGAGGAAGATGGTTGAGGTACTGGAGTTCAACATTAAGCACGGGGAGAAACTCGTAACATGGGTGAAGGAGGCGATCTCGCAGGGTGCGACTGCCGAGGAGGTAGTGGTTAAGGTCATGAGCAAGGGGACAGGAGAGATCAAGCCGACGAATGTCATCCTGAACTCGATCACTGCAAAGTCAATCCTGAGTCAGGTAGCCAGGGACATCAGGGTGGAGAGCAGGGGAGTAGTTTACTGGGGATAA
- a CDS encoding 3-isopropylmalate dehydratase small subunit: protein MIVEGPVLKYGDKIDTDIIIPARHLKYTDPAYLAQHAMEPLDPEFYKKASKGVVIVAGKVFGMGSSREQAAIALKAAGVKAVIAESFARIFYRNCINNGLPLITLPNATKEINEGDVVKINVETGEITVNGRVLKGKGITGMALDILKSGGIMEYLKKVSA, encoded by the coding sequence ATGATCGTGGAAGGTCCAGTTCTGAAGTACGGTGATAAGATAGATACTGATATCATAATCCCAGCAAGGCACTTGAAGTACACGGATCCCGCTTACCTAGCTCAGCATGCCATGGAACCCTTGGACCCAGAGTTCTACAAGAAGGCCTCTAAGGGTGTTGTAATCGTTGCAGGGAAGGTATTTGGTATGGGCTCATCTAGGGAACAGGCTGCAATCGCGCTAAAGGCCGCAGGAGTGAAAGCCGTGATAGCTGAAAGTTTCGCAAGGATATTCTACAGGAACTGCATAAACAACGGGCTTCCCCTGATAACCTTACCCAACGCAACCAAGGAAATAAATGAAGGTGATGTCGTTAAGATTAACGTCGAGACAGGGGAGATTACTGTGAACGGCAGAGTCCTGAAGGGTAAGGGAATTACGGGAATGGCACTGGATATCCTAAAGTCCGGCGGTATAATGGAGTACCTCAAGAAAGTTTCAGCCTAA